One region of Brevinematales bacterium genomic DNA includes:
- a CDS encoding ankyrin repeat domain-containing protein gives MKRVITITLLSILCGTVYSETSLNSLLLSAAKKGNISDIRTYVARGAEVDTADPFDGNTAMHYAAFHGDSKMVQTLLALGADRNSPNHDGLTPLHIACVKGDMNFVKLMIGWGANINTQEEFTGKTPLYSAAEGGYTEIVQLLLRYGADASTHAYYRNYSPLNIALSKKYFTIAEMLLKAGVSVNTLSIHKFTPMHWAAYENNIEAVKLLLENGAAMDAYSYHGMTPLHIAAMNGNVEMIRLLLESGADPFARTLIMWDKIPPGSIPADVARLYDHPDIVMLLVTAKKIDKSSTEPDKKKKKQK, from the coding sequence TTGAAACGCGTAATAACAATCACACTCCTCTCTATCCTTTGTGGAACCGTCTATTCGGAAACCAGCCTGAATTCATTGCTCTTGTCCGCCGCGAAAAAAGGGAACATCAGCGATATCCGCACCTATGTTGCGCGCGGAGCGGAGGTGGATACAGCCGACCCGTTCGACGGGAATACCGCGATGCATTACGCGGCGTTCCATGGCGACAGTAAAATGGTGCAGACTCTCCTCGCTCTCGGCGCGGACCGGAACAGTCCCAACCATGACGGCCTGACTCCCCTGCATATCGCATGCGTCAAGGGAGACATGAACTTCGTGAAGCTGATGATCGGATGGGGCGCGAATATCAACACACAGGAAGAATTTACCGGAAAGACCCCGCTTTATTCGGCGGCGGAGGGCGGCTATACGGAAATCGTCCAGCTCCTGCTCCGTTACGGCGCCGACGCGTCTACCCATGCTTATTACCGGAATTACTCGCCCCTCAATATCGCGTTATCCAAGAAATATTTCACTATCGCCGAGATGCTCCTCAAGGCGGGGGTATCGGTCAATACGTTGAGTATCCATAAGTTCACCCCGATGCACTGGGCGGCGTATGAGAACAATATCGAAGCGGTGAAACTCCTGCTCGAGAACGGCGCGGCGATGGATGCTTACAGCTATCACGGGATGACGCCGCTGCATATCGCGGCGATGAACGGCAATGTCGAGATGATACGGCTCCTTCTCGAATCGGGCGCCGACCCGTTCGCGCGTACCCTGATCATGTGGGATAAAATCCCGCCCGGATCGATTCCCGCCGACGTCGCGCGCCTGTACGACCATCCCGATATCGTGATGCTTCTCGTGACCGCGAAGAAAATCGACAAATCCTCAACCGAACCTGATAAAAAGAAAAAGAAACAGAAATAG
- a CDS encoding HEPN domain-containing protein — MASEIVKQWMIKAQHDLLLARHELERNDNEIVTDGVCFHCQQCAKKSFKAFLISKNSIFPRTHDLESLCKQCIAVDSTFEQTETGMLTGYAIEVRYPDDFYLPDIPEAREAYRIAKTVYEFIYNKILE, encoded by the coding sequence ATGGCCTCTGAAATAGTCAAACAATGGATGATAAAGGCTCAGCATGACCTTCTGCTTGCCCGGCATGAATTGGAAAGAAATGACAATGAAATCGTCACCGACGGTGTTTGTTTCCACTGCCAGCAATGCGCTAAAAAATCTTTTAAAGCATTCCTGATTAGTAAAAATTCTATATTTCCACGAACCCATGATCTTGAATCATTATGTAAACAGTGTATCGCGGTTGATTCGACATTTGAACAAACAGAAACAGGGATGCTTACCGGGTATGCGATCGAAGTACGATACCCCGACGATTTCTACCTCCCGGATATCCCTGAAGCACGGGAAGCATACCGGATTGCAAAAACCGTCTACGAATTTATCTATAACAAGATTCTGGAATAA
- a CDS encoding class I SAM-dependent methyltransferase has protein sequence MDNTTPHQSTEYDTQVARTIPGYERFFAETIGLVKAYLPHPGIWLDTGCGTGTMALLAMREFRDTRFILADPSEGMLAQAKTKLAAVGANAEILAPTGSAGLPGVINETPDIITAVMCHHYLDPAGRKAAVSACRSLLREGGLFVTFENIRPFTARGTEIGLRRWKEFQLSAGRPAETVDKHMTRFGTEYFPITAGEHLDLLRECGFSTVEILFYGTMQAGFYAVK, from the coding sequence ATGGACAATACCACTCCGCACCAATCGACCGAATACGATACGCAGGTAGCGAGGACTATCCCCGGATACGAACGGTTTTTCGCAGAAACCATCGGCCTTGTGAAGGCGTATCTGCCTCACCCGGGGATTTGGCTCGATACGGGATGCGGCACAGGGACGATGGCGCTGCTCGCGATGCGGGAATTCCGGGATACCCGTTTCATCCTCGCCGACCCGTCGGAGGGAATGCTCGCGCAGGCGAAGACGAAGCTCGCGGCGGTCGGAGCGAACGCGGAGATACTCGCGCCCACGGGCAGCGCGGGACTTCCCGGTGTTATCAACGAAACCCCAGATATCATTACCGCGGTCATGTGCCATCACTACCTTGACCCAGCCGGACGGAAGGCCGCCGTGAGCGCGTGCCGCAGTCTTCTGCGCGAAGGGGGATTATTCGTTACGTTCGAGAATATCCGCCCGTTCACCGCGCGGGGAACGGAGATAGGTCTGCGCCGCTGGAAGGAGTTCCAGCTATCCGCCGGGCGTCCCGCCGAAACAGTCGACAAGCACATGACGCGTTTCGGTACGGAGTATTTCCCCATTACGGCCGGCGAACATCTCGACCTTCTGAGGGAGTGCGGTTTCAGTACGGTTGAAATCCTGTTCTACGGGACGATGCAGGCAGGGTTTTACGCGGTGAAATAG
- a CDS encoding bifunctional methionine sulfoxide reductase B/A protein, with protein sequence MLDYQENTLCTVPPELKDRLSPQQYEIVKCGGTEPSFHNAYWDNKKPGIYVDVISGEPLFSSLDKFDSGTGWPSFTRPLHRQEIIEKADRSMGIPRTEVRSRTGDAHLGHVFDDGPEPAGKRYCINSASLRFVPSDHLDAEGYGNYLYLFPNEYHKSGRVSENAIFAAGCFWGVEAYFRRVKGVIDTRVGYIGGTTPHPSYREVCDGRTGHAEAVWIEFDPAIVSYGKLLRHFWKIHDPASLNRQGNDIGTQYRSAVFYLSEEQEKAAKADAMKIQEHRPGKRIVTEFAKAGEFYLAEDYHQRYLEKNPYGYCHVDVNSAEED encoded by the coding sequence ATGTTGGATTATCAAGAAAACACTCTCTGTACCGTCCCTCCTGAATTGAAGGACAGGCTATCGCCCCAGCAGTACGAAATCGTGAAATGCGGGGGAACCGAGCCGTCCTTTCATAACGCGTATTGGGATAACAAAAAGCCGGGGATTTATGTCGACGTCATATCCGGCGAACCCCTCTTCAGCTCGTTGGATAAATTCGATTCAGGCACCGGATGGCCGAGTTTTACAAGACCGTTGCATAGGCAGGAGATAATCGAGAAGGCCGATCGCTCGATGGGGATACCCCGTACCGAGGTACGCAGCCGCACAGGCGACGCCCACTTGGGGCATGTGTTCGACGACGGCCCCGAACCGGCCGGGAAACGTTACTGCATCAATTCCGCGTCGCTCCGTTTTGTCCCATCGGATCATCTCGACGCGGAAGGATATGGAAATTATCTCTACCTGTTCCCGAATGAGTACCATAAATCGGGACGCGTGAGCGAGAACGCCATATTCGCGGCGGGATGTTTCTGGGGCGTCGAGGCGTACTTCCGCCGTGTGAAGGGCGTGATCGATACCCGCGTCGGCTATATCGGAGGGACAACCCCCCACCCGTCATACCGCGAGGTATGCGACGGGCGCACCGGGCACGCGGAGGCGGTATGGATCGAGTTCGACCCCGCTATCGTGAGCTACGGGAAACTCCTGCGCCACTTCTGGAAAATCCACGACCCCGCCTCGCTCAACCGGCAGGGAAACGACATCGGAACGCAGTACCGTTCGGCGGTATTCTACTTATCGGAAGAACAGGAAAAAGCCGCGAAGGCGGACGCGATGAAGATACAGGAGCATCGCCCCGGTAAACGGATTGTCACCGAATTCGCGAAGGCGGGCGAATTTTATCTCGCCGAGGATTACCACCAGCGGTATCTCGAAAAGAACCCTTACGGGTACTGCCATGTGGATGTCAATTCCGCGGAGGAAGATTAG
- a CDS encoding flagellar basal body-associated FliL family protein: MGNRNIKISWGIIPAMVMGIVLAVWGIPALINRLTIGALTQKVLDKNTPPDSSVPLKTYQLPVIRTELPSGTGKAYVEAGIGLGYPDKPGLEDEIRQNIPLLKSLAIEVLATFNTGQIDDPTGREALALELAHRFNKALTKGTVEEIFFYSFLITDLDQIGGTGNKLQPDELSNKIQSIQHETLPGMEGGE, translated from the coding sequence ATGGGGAATCGCAATATCAAGATATCGTGGGGGATTATCCCCGCGATGGTAATGGGGATAGTGCTCGCCGTATGGGGCATACCCGCGCTGATCAACAGGCTCACTATCGGCGCGCTGACGCAGAAGGTGCTCGATAAGAACACCCCCCCCGACAGCAGCGTCCCGCTCAAAACGTACCAGCTCCCCGTGATCCGTACCGAACTCCCGTCCGGCACCGGTAAGGCGTATGTCGAGGCGGGGATAGGGTTGGGGTATCCCGATAAACCGGGCTTGGAGGATGAGATCAGGCAAAACATCCCGCTATTGAAGAGCCTCGCGATCGAGGTGCTTGCGACGTTCAACACCGGGCAGATCGACGACCCAACCGGGCGGGAAGCGCTCGCGCTCGAACTCGCGCACCGTTTCAATAAGGCGCTGACCAAGGGCACGGTCGAGGAGATATTCTTTTACAGCTTTCTGATTACCGACCTCGATCAGATAGGCGGCACGGGAAATAAGCTCCAGCCGGACGAATTGTCCAATAAAATCCAGAGTATACAGCATGAGACCCTTCCGGGAATGGAGGGCGGGGAATAA
- a CDS encoding FecR domain-containing protein yields the protein MKRKSLWYTIVTIVGVAAILSIGFAAAAKKNTIQSYSGVVEISKDNGKKWIKVSADMEVQNKDIIRTKDKSSCEILIPDLGVFRVGPNTQATLDNLTGKDKKVAVKSGAVGINVKIKLKPGETFKVETDTAVAEVRGTIFAIEADSEKTKATCAEGEVELLRNVNIPAGDADLAELQSMLKVKIKANKEIEMTMQENKELENLLQKAKKNMAEVKDILKQYNSKDLMKIRLAKKAQNLIDELSGDGSGGNLDQFFEDEDKDDGDGGTDDLMNKIKK from the coding sequence ATGAAAAGAAAGTCTTTATGGTATACTATTGTAACAATAGTAGGGGTTGCGGCGATACTGAGTATCGGTTTCGCGGCGGCCGCGAAAAAGAACACGATCCAATCCTATTCGGGGGTTGTCGAAATATCGAAAGATAACGGGAAGAAATGGATCAAGGTTTCCGCCGATATGGAAGTTCAGAATAAGGATATTATCCGCACTAAGGATAAATCGTCCTGCGAAATTCTCATCCCTGATCTGGGAGTTTTCCGCGTCGGGCCGAACACCCAGGCTACGCTGGATAACCTGACCGGTAAAGATAAAAAAGTCGCGGTTAAAAGCGGGGCTGTCGGGATAAATGTCAAGATCAAACTCAAGCCCGGCGAAACCTTCAAGGTGGAGACCGATACGGCGGTAGCCGAAGTACGCGGTACGATCTTCGCGATCGAAGCCGACAGCGAGAAGACGAAAGCGACATGCGCCGAGGGCGAGGTCGAATTACTGCGGAATGTCAATATACCCGCCGGGGATGCCGATCTCGCGGAACTTCAGAGCATGCTGAAGGTGAAGATCAAAGCGAATAAGGAAATCGAGATGACGATGCAGGAGAATAAAGAACTGGAAAATCTCCTTCAGAAAGCCAAAAAGAATATGGCCGAGGTCAAGGATATCCTGAAGCAGTACAACTCCAAGGACCTGATGAAGATACGTCTCGCTAAAAAGGCTCAGAACCTGATTGACGAACTCAGCGGCGATGGGTCGGGGGGAAATCTCGACCAGTTCTTTGAAGATGAAGACAAGGACGACGGTGACGGCGGTACGGACGACCTGATGAATAAAATAAAGAAATAA
- a CDS encoding CHAD domain-containing protein, whose translation MKNKKSTLRPISKKLAKLERDFFAAVKKTGENFLEDDIHKLRIRIRKLAAIFDIIRFYGSMKGIDKITKHFKTIFNDLQELRDNQVLIGMVSAMSAKYPETDDYLRGLIAGEALLHNKAWNSLKNTDLVDLRAKFDLLREAAANIPIEGAVECASIAYKKALIAKRSIDPSRIRTLHRCRIEFKKFRYTVEALADTLGIGKSVIARMSRYQDKLGLVQDLDVLSRNMKNFRYRGGKIDGAIREIEQRKARAVTRFLRHADDISGFWKHRVESWITINRRGE comes from the coding sequence ATGAAAAATAAAAAAAGTACGCTCAGGCCGATTTCCAAAAAGCTCGCGAAGCTGGAACGGGATTTTTTCGCCGCCGTTAAAAAAACGGGGGAAAATTTCCTGGAAGACGATATTCACAAACTCCGTATCCGTATCAGGAAGCTCGCCGCTATTTTCGATATCATCCGGTTTTACGGTTCGATGAAGGGCATCGATAAAATCACCAAACACTTTAAAACTATTTTCAACGACCTTCAGGAGCTTCGAGATAATCAGGTACTGATCGGCATGGTTTCGGCGATGTCGGCGAAATACCCCGAAACGGACGATTACCTCAGGGGATTGATCGCCGGGGAAGCCCTCCTGCATAATAAAGCGTGGAATAGCCTGAAGAATACGGATCTGGTCGACCTGCGGGCAAAGTTCGATCTGCTTCGCGAAGCCGCCGCGAATATCCCGATCGAGGGCGCGGTGGAATGCGCGAGTATTGCCTATAAAAAGGCGCTGATTGCGAAACGGTCGATCGATCCGTCGCGAATCCGTACTCTGCACCGCTGCCGCATCGAATTTAAAAAATTCCGTTATACGGTAGAGGCGTTAGCCGACACTCTCGGGATCGGGAAAAGCGTCATCGCGCGGATGAGCCGTTATCAGGACAAGCTCGGATTGGTGCAGGACCTCGACGTGCTTTCCCGGAATATGAAAAATTTCCGTTACCGGGGCGGGAAGATCGACGGGGCTATCAGGGAGATCGAGCAGAGGAAAGCCCGCGCTGTCACGAGGTTTTTACGGCATGCCGACGATATTTCCGGTTTTTGGAAACATCGCGTAGAATCATGGATAACAATCAATCGACGGGGAGAATAA
- a CDS encoding aldo/keto reductase yields the protein MPLIQREYGNTGIMVSALGFGGGHIGDPNTGEDEVGSLLNRALDMGITLFDTARGYGVSEERIGRHLSYRRKDFVISTKVGYGIDGIPDWTYECILAGVDRALSMMRTDYIDIVHLHSCNLEILERGDVIRALEKAVQDGKVRAAAYSGENRELQFAVTCGCFNGVQCSVNICDQRSLEEIIPTAIKNGMGIIAKRPLANSPWRFDERPYGNYCEDYWLRLRKMALPSEIGDFHETALRFAVFSPGVSSAIVGSANIEHIRKNIELIEKGPLPKELQKAIYDGFRDADEEWIGLV from the coding sequence ATGCCGCTTATTCAAAGGGAGTACGGAAATACGGGTATCATGGTCAGCGCGCTGGGATTCGGGGGCGGGCATATCGGCGATCCGAATACTGGCGAGGACGAGGTCGGGAGTCTGCTCAACCGGGCGCTCGATATGGGGATTACCCTTTTCGATACCGCGCGGGGGTACGGCGTATCCGAGGAACGGATCGGGCGGCATCTGTCCTACCGCCGCAAGGATTTCGTGATCTCCACCAAGGTGGGCTACGGTATCGACGGCATTCCCGACTGGACGTACGAATGTATCCTTGCCGGGGTCGACCGCGCGTTAAGCATGATGCGTACCGATTATATCGACATCGTGCACCTCCATTCCTGTAATTTAGAGATACTGGAACGCGGGGATGTTATCCGCGCGCTGGAAAAAGCCGTACAGGACGGGAAAGTCCGCGCGGCGGCGTACTCCGGGGAGAACCGTGAACTCCAATTCGCGGTGACCTGCGGATGTTTTAACGGTGTCCAGTGCTCGGTTAATATCTGCGACCAGCGATCCCTTGAGGAGATTATCCCCACCGCGATCAAGAACGGGATGGGGATCATCGCCAAACGCCCGCTCGCGAATTCGCCGTGGCGGTTCGACGAGCGCCCCTACGGGAATTACTGCGAGGACTACTGGCTGCGTCTGCGTAAAATGGCGCTGCCGTCGGAGATCGGGGATTTTCACGAGACGGCGCTGCGGTTTGCCGTTTTCTCGCCGGGGGTGAGCTCGGCCATCGTGGGCTCGGCGAATATCGAACATATCAGGAAGAATATCGAGCTGATAGAGAAAGGCCCGTTACCGAAGGAATTGCAGAAGGCGATCTACGACGGTTTCCGTGACGCGGACGAGGAATGGATAGGTCTGGTATAG
- a CDS encoding ribonuclease H-like domain-containing protein, whose protein sequence is MLRHTFCHLKGVGKKRESILWEHGILCWEDALERKRLDSAVSGHTTGISPELADSISRGARESIERLAAGDLPYFMKHLHPSEHWRVFREFRAGTAYFDIETDGLSNETGRITTVSLYDGRAVNTYINGGNLGEFPDEFSAYRLIVSYNGKCFDVPFINHYFGIHVDIPHIDLCPVMHSLGFYGGLKGTEKALGIDRGELDGVDGYFAVLLWNEYENHDNINALETLLAYNIEDVVNLEFLMIEAYNRKIGEYPAFRHNTIPVPERPEIPFKPDYSLVQRYRQKFLGAGANLPPRN, encoded by the coding sequence ATGCTTCGTCATACGTTCTGTCATCTCAAGGGTGTCGGTAAAAAGCGGGAGAGCATCCTATGGGAGCATGGGATACTCTGTTGGGAGGACGCGCTCGAACGGAAACGTCTCGATAGCGCAGTCTCCGGGCATACGACAGGGATTTCCCCCGAGCTCGCGGATAGCATTTCGCGCGGCGCGCGCGAATCGATCGAGCGGTTGGCCGCGGGTGATCTTCCGTACTTTATGAAACATCTCCACCCGTCGGAGCATTGGCGGGTGTTCCGGGAATTCCGCGCCGGGACGGCATATTTCGATATCGAGACCGACGGCCTATCGAACGAAACCGGGCGGATAACCACTGTTTCGCTCTATGACGGCCGCGCGGTGAACACTTATATCAACGGCGGCAATCTCGGCGAGTTCCCCGATGAGTTCTCCGCTTATCGGCTCATCGTTTCTTATAACGGGAAGTGCTTCGACGTGCCGTTTATCAACCATTATTTCGGGATACATGTGGATATTCCGCATATCGACCTCTGCCCGGTCATGCATTCGCTGGGATTTTACGGCGGATTGAAGGGCACCGAGAAGGCGTTAGGGATAGACCGGGGCGAATTGGACGGGGTGGATGGGTACTTCGCGGTGCTGCTCTGGAACGAGTACGAGAACCATGATAATATAAACGCGCTCGAAACGCTGCTCGCGTACAATATCGAGGATGTGGTGAACCTGGAGTTCCTGATGATCGAGGCGTACAACCGCAAGATCGGGGAGTACCCGGCGTTCAGGCATAATACTATTCCGGTGCCCGAACGGCCGGAAATTCCCTTTAAACCGGACTATTCTCTGGTACAGCGTTATCGTCAGAAATTCCTAGGCGCCGGGGCTAATCTTCCTCCGCGGAATTGA
- a CDS encoding alpha-amylase translates to MKNLICIAAFFAFIGCASDFEFNPAPLPAKIDAGNFSAFPVSLNGYSCRIIKISNYTGTIDTNGGWWRDAVVYQVFVRSFKDSGSDGKGDLNGLISKLDYITNTGFNAIWTLPVFNSPSTHGYDTIDYRAIEPDYGTMGDFDNYISQSHARGVKVILDMVINHTSGQNTWFTQSAANNVTYQDWYVWQNPMPPGWQYPWGGGSSPDVWKWNSTRGAYYYAAFWDQMPDLNYDTPAVKAEIKDIAYFWIAKGVDGFRLDAARYIIESGPYPQQADTSGTKAWWREYRTALNSSNANFMTVGEVWTSENIVASYYDSGLGLDMAFDFDFYYRLTEAIQSENASGFKNFINTHNNYAPWAFFAPFLDNHDNVIDNDRTMDVMEGSGKKAKLAAAMLMTSPGTPFVYYGTEIGMKKGSQGGDLAKRTPMQWTSGANAGFTPGSPWTSIAGNTSIYSVSVQEPDTNSILNYYKWLIGIRKSEPAFARGQHISIDTGTDLAMAFICPGTNYTILVVANFSSVPLNVHLNFTGSGLVNGTSYPVMEYLMK, encoded by the coding sequence ATGAAAAATCTTATATGTATCGCGGCTTTTTTCGCGTTTATCGGGTGCGCCTCGGATTTCGAGTTTAACCCCGCGCCGTTACCCGCGAAAATCGACGCCGGAAATTTCAGCGCGTTTCCGGTGTCGCTGAACGGGTACTCGTGCCGGATTATAAAAATCAGCAACTATACCGGGACGATCGATACGAACGGGGGTTGGTGGCGCGACGCTGTGGTGTATCAGGTATTCGTGCGCAGTTTCAAGGATAGCGGCAGCGACGGTAAGGGCGACCTGAACGGGCTGATCTCGAAGCTCGACTATATCACCAATACCGGGTTTAACGCGATCTGGACTCTGCCCGTATTCAATAGCCCGTCCACCCACGGCTACGACACGATCGACTACCGCGCTATCGAGCCGGATTACGGGACGATGGGCGATTTCGATAATTATATATCGCAGTCGCACGCGCGGGGAGTGAAGGTCATCCTCGATATGGTGATCAATCACACGTCCGGCCAGAATACGTGGTTCACCCAGTCCGCCGCGAATAACGTAACCTATCAGGACTGGTATGTCTGGCAGAACCCGATGCCGCCGGGATGGCAATACCCGTGGGGCGGCGGGTCGTCGCCGGACGTATGGAAATGGAACTCGACACGGGGCGCGTATTATTACGCGGCGTTTTGGGATCAGATGCCCGACCTGAACTATGACACCCCCGCGGTAAAGGCCGAGATCAAGGATATCGCTTATTTCTGGATCGCGAAGGGCGTAGACGGATTCCGTCTCGACGCCGCGAGGTATATTATCGAGAGCGGGCCGTATCCCCAGCAGGCGGACACCTCGGGGACGAAGGCGTGGTGGCGGGAATACCGCACCGCGTTAAACTCCTCCAACGCGAACTTTATGACGGTCGGAGAGGTGTGGACGTCCGAAAACATAGTCGCATCCTACTATGACAGCGGGCTGGGACTGGATATGGCGTTCGACTTCGATTTCTATTATCGGTTAACCGAAGCGATACAAAGTGAAAACGCTTCGGGTTTTAAAAATTTCATCAATACGCATAATAATTACGCGCCGTGGGCTTTTTTCGCGCCGTTTCTGGACAACCACGATAATGTTATCGATAACGACCGGACGATGGATGTTATGGAAGGAAGCGGTAAGAAGGCTAAGCTCGCCGCCGCGATGCTGATGACCTCGCCGGGTACGCCGTTCGTGTACTACGGCACGGAGATCGGGATGAAGAAGGGCTCGCAGGGCGGCGACCTCGCGAAACGGACTCCGATGCAGTGGACGAGCGGGGCGAACGCGGGATTTACGCCGGGAAGCCCGTGGACGTCTATCGCGGGGAATACGTCGATTTATAGCGTTTCGGTGCAGGAGCCGGATACGAATTCGATACTCAATTATTACAAGTGGCTTATCGGGATACGGAAGAGCGAGCCGGCGTTCGCGCGGGGACAGCATATTTCTATAGACACAGGAACAGACCTGGCGATGGCGTTTATCTGCCCCGGCACGAACTACACGATCCTTGTGGTCGCGAATTTCTCGTCCGTGCCGCTGAACGTACATCTGAACTTTACCGGGAGCGGGCTGGTAAACGGGACATCCTATCCTGTCATGGAATACTTGATGAAGTAG
- the corA gene encoding magnesium/cobalt transporter CorA, with amino-acid sequence MPQKKIITDVEEIEILPVEKVFPDGIKMSHEPITMSLITYDRERSEKIDITDMSHLNDMIKNPGIKWLNVDGIHDLDVVESLAVQFKIHLLAIEDILDNDQRIKIDDYGDYLYFIIKMLYVDKKEKKIFIEQVSTFIFQDFLITFQENPGDVWGLVRKNILSNKGRIRKSGAGYLAYSLIDAIVDNYFLVVENIEEDVVQLERFALSNAKPLILEKIANIKNNILQIRHSVAPLGEVIRYLQKGESDLIDETLSPYFRDVYDNVLRNIESIKSLDERVSGIMDIYVSSMSQNTNQIMKVLTIMSTIFIPLTFIAGVYGMNFKHMPELDSPVAYFIVLGVMATIGIGLLVFFRIKKWI; translated from the coding sequence ATGCCGCAGAAAAAAATTATCACCGATGTAGAAGAAATCGAAATCCTGCCCGTAGAGAAAGTTTTTCCCGACGGTATAAAGATGTCGCATGAGCCGATCACCATGTCGCTGATTACCTACGACCGCGAACGTTCGGAGAAGATCGACATTACCGATATGTCCCACCTGAACGATATGATAAAGAATCCGGGCATCAAGTGGCTGAATGTGGACGGTATCCACGACCTCGACGTGGTCGAAAGCCTCGCCGTACAATTTAAAATCCACCTCCTCGCGATAGAGGATATTCTCGACAACGACCAGCGCATAAAAATCGACGACTACGGCGATTATCTTTATTTTATCATTAAAATGCTCTATGTCGATAAAAAAGAGAAAAAAATCTTCATCGAACAAGTCAGTACGTTCATCTTCCAGGATTTTCTCATCACGTTTCAGGAAAACCCCGGCGACGTATGGGGGCTGGTACGAAAAAATATCCTTTCCAATAAGGGGCGTATCCGCAAATCGGGGGCGGGGTATCTCGCGTATTCCCTGATCGACGCGATAGTCGACAATTACTTCCTCGTGGTAGAAAATATCGAGGAAGACGTCGTGCAGCTGGAACGTTTCGCCCTGTCTAACGCGAAGCCTCTGATATTGGAAAAAATCGCGAATATTAAGAATAATATCCTGCAAATCCGTCATTCGGTCGCTCCCCTCGGCGAGGTCATCCGTTACCTCCAGAAGGGCGAATCGGATCTGATCGACGAAACACTTTCTCCGTATTTCCGCGACGTATACGACAACGTCCTGCGGAATATCGAATCCATCAAATCGCTCGACGAACGCGTATCGGGCATCATGGATATCTACGTCTCGTCGATGAGCCAGAACACGAACCAGATTATGAAGGTGCTGACCATCATGTCGACCATATTCATACCGTTGACTTTTATCGCGGGAGTATACGGGATGAATTTTAAGCATATGCCCGAACTGGATAGCCCGGTGGCGTATTTCATCGTATTGGGTGTGATGGCCACAATCGGCATCGGCCTGTTGGTTTTCTTCAGAATCAAAAAATGGATATAA
- a CDS encoding nucleotidyltransferase domain-containing protein, with the protein MDKILKDISKVIHNILTANKVSLNKIILFGSRAKGTNFNNSDFDLLLISDTKLNRAQKAILAKMIRNELAELYLKNRIASGTDIIIRTPAEAEKFRSLAFSVTAQALIEGKVIWPLK; encoded by the coding sequence ATGGATAAAATACTAAAAGATATATCGAAAGTAATCCATAATATTCTTACAGCAAATAAAGTTTCGCTAAATAAAATTATCCTGTTCGGTTCGCGCGCGAAGGGCACAAATTTTAATAATAGCGATTTCGATTTGCTTCTTATTAGCGACACAAAATTGAATAGAGCGCAGAAAGCAATACTGGCAAAAATGATTAGAAATGAACTGGCGGAATTGTACCTGAAAAACCGTATAGCCTCAGGAACGGATATAATTATCCGTACCCCGGCTGAGGCGGAGAAGTTCCGCTCGCTTGCATTCAGTGTTACAGCACAGGCATTGATTGAGGGAAAAGTGATATGGCCTCTGAAATAG